Proteins found in one Candidatus Hydrogenedentota bacterium genomic segment:
- a CDS encoding 1-acyl-sn-glycerol-3-phosphate acyltransferase, with protein MNPSLTESVSPRPLLGWFRFLMLLLWTGLIWAVRVGFWPLIWVNEAADRRGRRWILRVWGWGFRKLAMARIRVHGPLPSPPFYLVANHLSYLDIFVLSSVLGTTFVARGDLALWPVIGWITRSLHVLFINREQRQDAVRVNEQIAHTLRQGDALVVFAESRISRGLAVEPFKSALIQPAIDSGFPVHFVTINYDTPYTDPPPSRIVGWWRPEPFFRHVRRLLLYPGFDVELCFGAEPMAGTDRKALAGALHEAVAARYKPLR; from the coding sequence GTGAACCCTAGCTTAACAGAATCCGTCTCGCCTCGCCCCCTGTTGGGCTGGTTTCGTTTCCTGATGCTGCTGCTCTGGACGGGCCTGATCTGGGCCGTGCGCGTTGGATTCTGGCCGCTGATCTGGGTCAACGAGGCCGCGGATCGCCGGGGGCGCCGTTGGATCCTGCGTGTATGGGGTTGGGGCTTCCGGAAGCTCGCCATGGCCCGCATCCGCGTTCACGGCCCGCTTCCCTCCCCGCCGTTCTACCTGGTGGCGAACCATCTCAGCTACCTCGACATCTTCGTGCTGTCCTCGGTGCTGGGCACGACGTTTGTCGCGCGCGGCGATCTGGCGTTGTGGCCCGTGATCGGCTGGATCACGCGTTCCCTTCACGTGCTGTTCATCAACCGGGAACAGCGCCAGGACGCCGTGCGCGTGAACGAGCAGATCGCGCACACCCTGCGCCAGGGGGATGCGCTCGTGGTGTTTGCCGAGAGCCGTATCTCGCGGGGGCTCGCGGTGGAGCCGTTCAAGTCCGCGCTCATCCAGCCCGCGATAGACAGCGGTTTCCCGGTGCACTTCGTAACGATTAACTACGACACCCCGTATACCGATCCGCCGCCTTCGCGGATCGTGGGATGGTGGCGTCCCGAGCCGTTTTTCCGCCATGTCCGGCGGCTCCTGCTCTACCCGGGGTTTGACGTGGAGCTATGTTTTGGCGCGGAGCCGATGGCGGGCACGGATCGCAAGGCGCTCGCGGGGGCGTTGCACGAGGCCGTCGCGGCGCGGTATAAGCCGCTTCGCTGA
- a CDS encoding MFS transporter: MHAWPLLGQRRFAPLFWVQALGAFNDNVFRNALVILVTFRATGIAGLSPASTVALCGGLFILPFFLFSGIAGQMADRWSKTSLIPWIKLAEIGIMGIAAAGLYAGRLDLLIGVLFLMGTQSAFFGPIKFGILPELLPDRDLIGGNALVEMSTFLAILLGTIAGGVLIARENGALWVSGLVLATAAAGWLVTFFLQPLKPADPGKQMEWNPARATWRIMAAAAGERVIYLPILGIAWFWFTGASLLALFPDFSKVYLGGSEALVTFFLATFSIGIGAGSLICERLSRGRVELGLVPIGSIGITIFLLDLFIAGAPVLADPFTLSSFLSQWSGLRISIDIFLLAVFGGCYIVPLMAMIQQRSAPGQRAAVIAASNVINAIFMVLSAVFLIAQHQIGVPVPYIFGVLALMNAAIALYIYLLIPEFLYRLLCYLLANVSYRLRIEGEDHIPDTGPVLLASNHVTFVDWLLIAGACRRPARFVMHHSFLKLPVARWLFKGARVIPIASGKEAPAVLKQSFETIAEALANGEVVCIFPEGQITRDGKFNEFRAGIERIVARNPAPVVPIALSGLWGSYFSRERGRAMKGNPLRWIWARVTLRIGTPIAAAELTADGLKQRVLALYEGDQAAGSDPQSDQPSR, from the coding sequence ATGCACGCTTGGCCACTACTCGGGCAGCGCCGTTTTGCGCCACTCTTCTGGGTGCAGGCCCTGGGCGCGTTTAACGACAACGTCTTCAGGAATGCGCTCGTAATACTCGTGACCTTCCGCGCAACGGGTATTGCGGGTTTGAGCCCGGCGTCCACCGTGGCGCTTTGCGGCGGGCTGTTTATTCTGCCCTTCTTCCTGTTTTCGGGCATCGCCGGACAAATGGCGGACCGCTGGTCGAAAACGAGCCTGATCCCCTGGATAAAGCTGGCCGAGATCGGAATCATGGGCATCGCCGCCGCCGGGTTGTACGCGGGCCGGCTGGACCTCCTGATTGGCGTCTTGTTCCTGATGGGGACCCAGTCGGCATTCTTTGGTCCCATCAAGTTCGGCATACTTCCCGAGCTGCTGCCGGATCGCGATCTCATCGGCGGAAACGCGCTGGTGGAAATGTCCACCTTTCTGGCGATCCTCCTGGGGACGATCGCGGGCGGCGTGCTCATCGCGCGGGAAAACGGGGCGCTGTGGGTGAGCGGGCTGGTCCTCGCCACAGCCGCGGCGGGTTGGCTTGTGACGTTCTTCCTGCAACCGCTGAAGCCCGCGGATCCCGGCAAGCAGATGGAGTGGAATCCGGCCCGCGCAACGTGGCGCATCATGGCCGCCGCGGCCGGCGAGCGCGTGATCTACCTGCCCATACTTGGCATCGCCTGGTTCTGGTTCACCGGGGCCAGTCTGCTTGCGCTGTTTCCGGATTTTTCCAAGGTTTACCTGGGCGGCAGCGAAGCCCTCGTAACCTTCTTTCTGGCCACCTTCTCCATCGGCATTGGCGCGGGATCGTTGATCTGCGAGCGCCTTTCGCGGGGGCGGGTGGAACTGGGGCTGGTGCCCATCGGCTCTATCGGCATTACGATCTTCCTCCTCGACCTCTTCATCGCCGGCGCGCCCGTGCTCGCGGATCCCTTTACCCTTTCGTCCTTCCTGTCCCAGTGGAGCGGCCTGAGAATCAGCATCGACATTTTCCTGCTCGCGGTCTTCGGGGGCTGCTATATCGTGCCGCTCATGGCGATGATCCAGCAGCGCTCCGCGCCGGGGCAGCGCGCGGCCGTCATCGCCGCCAGCAACGTCATCAACGCCATCTTCATGGTGCTCTCCGCGGTGTTCCTGATCGCGCAGCATCAGATCGGCGTGCCCGTTCCCTACATCTTCGGTGTGCTCGCGCTGATGAACGCCGCCATCGCGCTGTACATTTACCTGCTGATCCCCGAATTCCTCTACCGGCTGCTGTGCTATCTGCTCGCCAACGTCTCTTACCGGCTGCGGATTGAGGGAGAAGACCATATCCCCGACACCGGCCCGGTTCTCCTTGCGAGCAACCACGTCACCTTTGTCGACTGGCTGCTGATCGCCGGCGCCTGCCGTCGTCCCGCCCGCTTCGTTATGCACCACAGTTTCCTGAAGCTGCCCGTTGCGCGCTGGCTCTTCAAAGGCGCGCGGGTCATTCCCATTGCCTCGGGAAAGGAAGCGCCCGCCGTGCTTAAGCAATCGTTCGAAACCATCGCCGAGGCCCTCGCCAACGGCGAAGTCGTGTGCATCTTTCCGGAGGGGCAGATCACGCGGGACGGCAAGTTCAACGAGTTTCGCGCCGGCATCGAACGCATTGTCGCACGGAATCCGGCGCCGGTTGTCCCGATCGCGCTTTCCGGGCTCTGGGGGAGCTACTTCAGCCGCGAGCGCGGACGGGCGATGAAGGGCAATCCCCTGCGGTGGATCTGGGCGCGCGTAACGCTTCGAATCGGAACGCCAATCGCGGCCGCCGAACTCACTGCGGACGGCCTGAAGCAGCGCGTACTGGCGCTTTACGAGGGCGACCAGGCGGCTGGTTCAGACCCTCAAAGCGACCAACCATCCCGGTAG